Proteins found in one Verrucomicrobiia bacterium genomic segment:
- a CDS encoding SpoIIE family protein phosphatase: MKPKALLLLLFVVLLWGDASFYFTIYAPKYFQQARDGADWKTASGGLVPTNIRPDGPADRAGLILTDTLLAANGVSISNDGTLQEVLDAVPTGGRVIFTVRRAEQLIRLEVEPERDLTGLILHWPLKLGGFLYIFLGLLVFVKKPELPTARVFLFFASVSGSLLAMSWVNTVGMDDRIRFAYNLWIIFNICFVGAFALDFMRRLMFFAPPNTPAKVLTRLTYLPALSAALFYFLPLAFAFAKGKFEWPASGLWPHFQPYVIPTLYGIYLVWFITEISLRIRKKEFVLNPRQGAWLQWGMGLPMSIFVIFGIILPAFFNNSLLRWSLLGLIPPPIILTYLILKDRMMDVGVVVKRSLIYAILSALLIGSFVVLVMAASQLVVFLTGQESQVAIFAAALLTAVVGNLYRERVQNYLDRNFFKDRYNYQKTLLEFSRELSRLERLDTLLAKISKQFVDTLHVTNCLPFILDQKTESYAMVSPYGLSDPVLEKVRFSGLEFGLATLLIKESRPLELYDLETNPLFTHLPVADKVALKKMESALAVPLLLKDKLVGMLLLGNKKSGDHFNSEDIDFFAAFSVSLAVVVENARLYKEELEKHEMERELDVARQIQERLVACCRLPEISGVDVATTYLPSKQVSGDLFTVLPARGGQVALAVGDVAGKGVPASLLMATVQSSLTTLVEQKFSPVEIMQRLNRLVQENTEPQHFVTFFLGFFDTNNRCLTYVNAGHNPPLYFPPGGKPKELTEGGLLLGIMPEVRYEAGELSLQKNAPVVLYTDGVTEAENHSEEQFGTERLSEIVESNRQLPTKELGERILSGLRSFCDGRELGDDVSLVILKAV, from the coding sequence TTGAAACCGAAGGCACTTCTGCTTTTGCTTTTTGTCGTGCTCCTCTGGGGGGATGCCAGCTTCTACTTCACCATCTACGCCCCCAAGTATTTTCAACAGGCGCGGGACGGCGCTGACTGGAAAACCGCTTCCGGCGGGCTGGTGCCGACCAATATCCGCCCGGACGGCCCGGCCGACCGGGCCGGACTGATCTTGACGGATACCCTGCTTGCCGCCAACGGGGTAAGCATCTCCAACGATGGAACCCTGCAGGAAGTATTGGATGCCGTTCCGACCGGCGGGCGGGTGATTTTCACGGTACGGAGAGCCGAACAGCTCATCCGGCTGGAGGTCGAGCCGGAGCGTGATCTGACCGGACTGATTTTGCACTGGCCGCTTAAGTTGGGGGGATTCCTGTACATTTTCTTAGGCCTTTTGGTTTTCGTCAAAAAGCCGGAACTCCCCACGGCCCGCGTCTTTCTTTTCTTCGCCAGCGTATCCGGCTCCCTTTTGGCGATGAGCTGGGTGAACACTGTTGGAATGGACGATCGGATCCGGTTTGCCTACAACCTGTGGATAATCTTTAACATTTGCTTTGTGGGGGCCTTCGCCCTGGATTTTATGCGTCGGCTGATGTTTTTCGCCCCCCCAAACACCCCCGCCAAAGTGCTTACCCGTTTGACCTACCTGCCAGCCCTTTCGGCCGCCCTTTTTTACTTTCTTCCTCTGGCCTTCGCGTTTGCCAAGGGAAAATTTGAATGGCCAGCATCCGGCCTTTGGCCCCACTTTCAGCCTTACGTGATTCCCACCCTGTATGGGATTTACCTCGTTTGGTTTATTACCGAAATATCCCTGCGGATTCGGAAAAAGGAATTCGTGTTAAACCCCCGGCAGGGAGCTTGGCTGCAGTGGGGAATGGGACTGCCCATGTCGATTTTCGTTATTTTTGGAATAATTCTTCCGGCTTTTTTCAACAACTCCCTTCTGCGCTGGAGCTTGCTGGGTCTCATTCCGCCCCCGATCATACTGACTTATTTGATCCTCAAGGACAGAATGATGGATGTCGGCGTGGTTGTAAAACGCTCACTGATATATGCCATTTTAAGCGCGCTTTTAATCGGGTCCTTCGTGGTCTTGGTGATGGCCGCCAGCCAACTGGTGGTCTTTTTGACCGGACAGGAATCCCAAGTGGCGATTTTCGCCGCCGCGCTCTTGACGGCGGTGGTGGGCAACCTGTACCGGGAGCGGGTGCAAAATTATCTGGATCGGAATTTTTTCAAGGACCGTTACAACTATCAAAAAACGCTCTTGGAATTTTCCAGGGAGCTTTCCAGGCTGGAACGGCTCGATACGCTTCTGGCCAAAATTTCCAAACAGTTCGTGGACACCCTGCACGTGACCAACTGCCTTCCGTTCATTTTGGACCAAAAGACCGAGAGTTATGCAATGGTCTCCCCGTATGGACTGTCCGATCCAGTCTTGGAAAAAGTACGCTTTTCCGGCTTGGAGTTCGGGCTGGCCACCTTGCTGATAAAGGAAAGCCGCCCCCTTGAGTTGTATGATTTGGAAACCAACCCCCTTTTCACCCATCTGCCGGTGGCGGACAAGGTCGCCTTGAAAAAAATGGAAAGCGCCTTGGCTGTTCCGCTTTTGTTGAAGGATAAATTAGTGGGGATGCTGCTTCTGGGGAATAAAAAGTCGGGGGATCATTTCAACTCCGAGGATATCGATTTTTTTGCCGCTTTTTCGGTCTCACTGGCAGTGGTGGTGGAGAACGCCCGGCTGTACAAGGAGGAACTGGAAAAGCACGAGATGGAGCGGGAGCTGGACGTCGCGCGGCAGATTCAGGAGCGGCTGGTGGCCTGCTGCCGGCTGCCGGAGATCTCCGGCGTGGATGTCGCCACCACCTATTTGCCTTCCAAACAGGTTTCCGGCGATCTTTTTACCGTACTCCCGGCGCGGGGAGGGCAAGTGGCTCTGGCCGTGGGGGACGTGGCCGGCAAGGGGGTGCCCGCTTCCCTTTTGATGGCCACGGTGCAATCTTCGCTGACCACCCTGGTCGAGCAGAAGTTCTCGCCGGTCGAGATTATGCAGCGGCTGAACCGGCTGGTGCAGGAAAACACCGAACCCCAGCATTTCGTCACCTTCTTTTTGGGGTTTTTTGACACCAACAACCGGTGTTTGACCTATGTGAATGCCGGCCACAATCCCCCGCTCTATTTTCCCCCCGGCGGCAAACCGAAGGAGCTGACGGAAGGAGGGCTTCTTTTGGGGATTATGCCGGAGGTTCGCTATGAAGCGGGGGAACTCTCCCTGCAAAAAAACGCCCCGGTGGTTCTGTACACGGACGGGGTCACCGAAGCGGAGAACCATTCGGAGGAACAATTCGGTACCGAACGGCTGTCGGAGATTGTGGAATCGAACCGGCAGCTTCCCACCAAGGAGTTAGGTGAGCGAATCCTCTCTGGCCTCCGGAGTTTTTGCGACGGACGGGAACTGGGGGACGACGTCTCACTGGTGATACTGAAAGCTGTATGA
- a CDS encoding GAF domain-containing SpoIIE family protein phosphatase, with protein sequence MNEEIDADIGSLSVEKLNRRLAVLHQARNYRETARIFLEILWESHPPEAIWGGIVPQSKGGLALAAWDFDKKELFWKSLSPERRELLRPLLSKTSAKPEAAPVELAEELTRWGCPETVRKAGVPLIPIPGSSGNIGFLIGSLTDLLPEETPPLERLLLTLFGLQLEANRKEEQLKSEQLGRELLYQTGKVLAGSLELSEVLEVIMDALKVLIPYGAAGVFLINKQKQEVEEIATRGYDPSMESDLKLKIGQGLIGWVAKTGQPVIVPDVRQDSRYVNARLETRSEMVVPIVSSDRVIGVFNLESDFPDAFREEDLRLLADFAAQAALSIERAQLFAERVAKRRLEGELVIARQIQQSFFPQRIPEVRGFDLYGANVSSSEVGGDYYDFIPIVENQIGIAVADVSGKGIPAALIMAAFRASLKAEIRNNYAIRTIMAKVNSLMHESIEAGNYVTAFYGVLDSLKRVFTFCNAGHNPPLVRHADGRREYLTKGGVALGIFSDSAYKEKPYPLHAGDLLMFYTDGVTEARNEADEEFGLPRLERLVDENHERSAREIYRAVEEEVTRFQNQRRQDDFTLIVLKVL encoded by the coding sequence GTGAACGAAGAAATAGACGCCGACATCGGATCGTTGTCCGTTGAAAAACTGAACCGGCGGCTGGCTGTTTTGCACCAGGCCCGCAACTACCGGGAAACGGCACGGATTTTTTTGGAAATTCTTTGGGAAAGCCATCCCCCGGAAGCGATCTGGGGGGGGATTGTCCCCCAGTCCAAGGGGGGGCTTGCTCTTGCAGCGTGGGATTTTGACAAGAAGGAACTGTTTTGGAAAAGTTTGAGTCCCGAGCGCCGGGAGTTGTTGCGACCGCTTCTTTCGAAGACTTCGGCGAAACCGGAAGCGGCGCCGGTTGAATTGGCCGAGGAGCTGACCCGCTGGGGTTGTCCGGAAACCGTGCGGAAGGCGGGCGTTCCGCTGATACCAATCCCCGGCTCCTCCGGGAACATCGGCTTTTTAATCGGCTCTCTCACCGACCTGCTTCCGGAGGAAACCCCTCCTCTGGAACGGCTGCTTTTGACGCTGTTCGGGCTGCAGCTGGAGGCGAACCGGAAAGAGGAACAGCTGAAATCGGAACAACTGGGGCGGGAACTCCTGTACCAGACCGGCAAAGTGTTGGCTGGCTCGCTCGAACTTTCCGAGGTTTTGGAAGTGATCATGGATGCGCTGAAGGTTTTGATTCCCTACGGCGCCGCCGGCGTTTTTCTGATCAACAAGCAAAAGCAGGAAGTGGAGGAAATCGCCACGCGGGGGTACGACCCCTCCATGGAAAGCGATTTGAAGCTGAAAATCGGACAGGGGCTCATCGGTTGGGTGGCCAAGACTGGTCAACCGGTGATCGTCCCGGACGTCCGCCAGGACAGCCGCTACGTGAACGCCCGGTTGGAAACCCGTTCGGAAATGGTAGTGCCGATTGTCTCTAGCGACCGGGTGATCGGCGTTTTCAACCTCGAGTCCGATTTCCCGGACGCCTTTCGCGAGGAGGATTTGCGGCTTCTGGCCGACTTTGCCGCGCAAGCGGCGCTCTCCATCGAGCGGGCCCAGCTTTTCGCCGAGCGGGTGGCCAAACGCCGCTTGGAGGGGGAATTGGTCATCGCCCGGCAAATCCAACAGTCCTTCTTCCCCCAGCGGATACCGGAAGTGCGCGGTTTTGACTTGTACGGGGCCAACGTTTCCTCCTCCGAAGTGGGGGGCGACTACTACGACTTCATACCGATCGTCGAAAATCAAATCGGCATCGCCGTCGCCGACGTTTCGGGCAAGGGGATTCCGGCAGCCTTGATCATGGCCGCCTTCCGCGCCAGCCTGAAGGCGGAGATCCGCAACAACTACGCCATCCGCACGATCATGGCCAAAGTCAACTCCTTGATGCACGAGTCCATCGAGGCCGGTAACTACGTGACCGCTTTTTACGGTGTTCTGGACTCCCTGAAAAGAGTCTTCACCTTCTGTAACGCCGGCCACAATCCCCCCCTAGTGCGGCATGCCGACGGCCGACGGGAGTACTTGACCAAAGGGGGGGTGGCTCTGGGAATTTTTTCCGACTCCGCGTACAAGGAAAAGCCGTACCCCCTCCACGCCGGCGACCTCCTCATGTTTTACACGGACGGCGTGACCGAAGCCCGCAATGAAGCGGACGAGGAATTCGGCCTGCCGCGGCTGGAGCGGCTCGTAGATGAAAATCACGAGAGGTCCGCACGGGAGATCTACCGTGCGGTGGAAGAGGAGGTGACCCGTTTTCAGAACCAGCGGCGCCAGGATGATTTTACTTTGATTGTGTTGAAAGTTTTGTAA
- a CDS encoding HAD family hydrolase has protein sequence MNRALTVDLWDTLIYDVPEVDDARRDLRLLEIGKILQAAAGFDYQKSRERMRAAYETTWQWLEQTWQTGQEIVPSEQLRLYLNLLFEDKTPNNLPEPELLTAYLEPILVHSPFPMPGTRDVLLELKQRGWKLGLISNTGRTSGVYLRRLLQKHGVFELFDTFSFSDEFGRRKPDLAIFEKTLEALGITPERSFHLGDSWQADVTGAQKAGLTPLWFCRIGAYASDPNVRQVKNWPQLQVLLQD, from the coding sequence ATGAACCGGGCCCTAACCGTAGATCTATGGGACACACTGATCTATGATGTGCCGGAAGTGGACGACGCCCGCCGGGATTTACGCCTTCTTGAAATCGGAAAAATACTGCAAGCGGCCGCCGGCTTCGATTATCAGAAATCACGGGAGCGGATGCGCGCCGCTTATGAGACCACTTGGCAATGGCTGGAACAAACCTGGCAAACCGGACAGGAAATTGTCCCATCCGAACAGTTGAGGCTGTATCTGAATCTCCTGTTTGAGGACAAGACTCCCAACAATTTGCCCGAACCCGAGCTTTTGACCGCTTATTTAGAGCCAATTCTGGTGCATTCCCCTTTTCCGATGCCCGGCACTCGGGACGTGTTGTTAGAACTGAAACAAAGGGGCTGGAAGCTGGGCCTGATTTCCAACACCGGCCGCACCTCCGGCGTTTACCTGCGGCGGCTTTTGCAAAAGCATGGCGTTTTCGAGCTCTTCGACACCTTTTCATTCTCCGACGAATTCGGCCGGCGCAAACCGGATTTGGCCATATTCGAAAAGACGTTAGAGGCACTGGGTATAACACCCGAGCGGAGCTTTCATTTGGGGGACAGTTGGCAGGCGGACGTCACCGGGGCACAGAAAGCCGGTTTGACTCCCCTTTGGTTCTGCCGCATCGGGGCGTACGCTTCCGACCCAAATGTCCGACAAGTCAAAAATTGGCCCCAATTGCAAGTTCTGCTTCAAGATTAA